One Phoenix dactylifera cultivar Barhee BC4 chromosome 14, palm_55x_up_171113_PBpolish2nd_filt_p, whole genome shotgun sequence DNA window includes the following coding sequences:
- the LOC103719862 gene encoding dehydration-responsive element-binding protein 1F-like: MDFEDDSSSSSFSPNEVSPSHVPATSSSSCCSASPRVPAKSPKRRAGRKKFRETRHPVYHGVRERNGGKWVCEVREPRKKSRIWLGTYATPEMAARAHDIAAMALRGQAALLNFPDSAWTLPPPASSSAEDIRRAASKAAEMFRPTVSLPAPQAQPAAVFVDEEALFNKPGLLDDMARGLMLTPPAMQKGFDWDGVECQMDLSMWTD; the protein is encoded by the coding sequence ATGGACTTCGAGGACGACTCCTCGTCCAGCTCTTTCTCACCCAATGAAGTCTCTCCTTCGCACGTGCCAGCCACCAGCTCCTCTTCCTGCTGCTCCGCCTCCCCGCGAGTGCCCGCAAAGTCGCCGAAGCGCCGAGCAGGGAGGAAGAAATTCCGGGAGACGCGCCACCCGGTGTACCACGGCGTGCGGGAGCGCAACGGCGGCAAGTGGGTGTGCGAGGTGCGGGAGCCCCGAAAGAAGAGCCGCATCTGGCTCGGGACCTACGCCACGCCGGAGATGGCCGCCAGGGCCCACGACATCGCCGCAATGGCGCTTCGCGGCCAAGCGGCGCTCCTCAACTTCCCCGACTCGGCGTGGACGTTGCCACCGCCGGCGTCGTCCTCCGCTGAGGATATTCGGCGTGCTGCGTCGAAGGCGGCCGAGATGTTTCGGCCTACCGTGTCATTGCCAGCGCCGCAGGCGCAGCCGGCGGCGGTGTTCGTGGACGAGGAGGCTTTGTTCAACAAGCCCGGATTGTTGGATGACATGGCGAGGGGACTGATGCTGACGCCGCCAGCTATGCAGAAAGGGTTCGACTGGGATGGCGTGGAATGCCAAATGGACCTGTCGATGTGGACTGActga
- the LOC103719842 gene encoding glycine-rich protein HC1-like translates to MRSVYKFTAGVQHHSHPFARRYRTSCNLGKEKMTQPYYRDNIGASYDGAGGSCNTGAAFASGFRGGFNTGAEYRNGAGGCSNTGAAYDGSDVWGSNNLGAHYADGSGGGHGNIGATYKGGATGGGNVGACFGGNPSRLGAGRGG, encoded by the exons ATGCGAAGCGTCTATAAATTTACAGCCGGGGTGCAACATCACAGTCATCCCTTTGCTCGGAGATACAGAACTTCCTGCAATCTTGGAAAAGAAAAGATG ACGCAGCCTTACTATCGGGACAACATTGGCGCCTCGTATGACGGCGCGGGCGGCAGCTGCAACACTGGTGCGGCCTTTGCGTCCGGCTTCAGGGGCGGGTTCAACACCGGCGCCGAATATCGGAACGGTGCAGGAGGCTGCTCCAACACGGGCGCGGCCTATGATGGCTCTGATGTCTGGGGCAGCAACAACCTTGGAGCCCACTACGCTGACGGCTCAGGTGGCGGCCACGGCAACATCGGCGCCACCTACAAAGGTGGCGCAACTGGCGGCGGCAATGTCGGTGCCTGCTTCGGGGGCAATCCTAGCCGTCTTGGTGCTGGCCGCGGCGGTTAA
- the LOC103719841 gene encoding stress response protein NST1-like isoform X3 gives MRVDPQLTVTSNWTIDVSDGATIADFCVSITPVEDYQLPPEAYQHEMEREEMRRQLEQERREREEERKEREKEQKQIANLTSLVTEFLKKKTQMHKSSIHHDGAMYSTGGTNTH, from the exons ATGAGAGTGGATCCTCAGTTGACGGTTACATCAAATTGGACTATCGATGTTTCAGAt GGAGCAACTATAGCTGATTTTTGTGTCAGCATTACGCCAGTTGAGGATTACCAGCTTCCTCCTGAAGCTTACCAGCATGAGATGGAGCGTGAGGAGATGCGGAGGCAATTGGagcaggagaggagagagcgtgaggaggaaagaaaagagcgAGAGAAAGAACAGAagcaaattgcaaatcttacaAGTTTGGTGACAGAGTTCTTAAAGAAAAAGACTCAAATGCACAAGTCATctatccatcatgatggggccatGTATTCAACTGGTGGTACAAATACTCATTG A
- the LOC103719844 gene encoding glycine-rich cell wall structural protein 1.8-like has protein sequence MTQPYYRDNIGASYDGGGGSWNTGAAFASGFRGGFNTGAEYRHGAGGCFNTGAAYDGSDVWGGNNLGARYADGSRGGGGNIGAAYSGGATGGGNVGACYGGNPGRLGAGCGGERNPCQGW, from the exons ATG ACGCAGCCGTACTATCGAGACAACATTGGCGCCTCGTATGACGGCGGGGGCGGCAGCTGGAACACTGGTGCGGCCTTTGCGTCCGGCTTCAGGGGCGGGTTCAACACCGGCGCCGAATACcggcacggtgcaggaggctgCTTCAACACGGGCGCGGCCTATGATGGCTCTGATGTCTGGGGCGGCAACAACCTTGGAGCCCGCTATGCTGACGGCTcacgcggcggcggcggcaacaTCGGCGCCGCCTACAGCGGTGGCGCAACTGGCGGCGGCAATGTCGGTGCCTGCTACGGAGGCAATCCTGGCCGTCTTGGTGCTGGCTGCGGCGGTGAACGGAACCCCTGTCAGGGCTGGTGA
- the LOC103719861 gene encoding dehydration-responsive element-binding protein 1F-like yields the protein MDFEDSSSSSSFSPNEVSPSHVPATSSSSCCSASPRVPAKSPKRRAGRKKFRETRHPVYHGVRERNGGKWVCEVREPRKKSRIWLGTCATPEMAARAHDIAAMALRGQAALLNFPDSAWTLPPPASSSAEDIRRAASKAAEMFRPTVSLPAPQAQPAAVFVDEEALFNKPGLLDDMARGLMLTPPAMQKGFDWDGVECQMDLSLWID from the coding sequence ATGGACTTCGAGGACTCCTCCTCGTCCAGCTCTTTCTCACCCAATGAAGTCTCTCCTTCGCACGTGCCAGCCACCAGCTCCTCTTCCTGCTGCTCCGCCTCCCCGCGGGTGCCCGCAAAGTCGCCAAAGCGCCGAGCAGGGAGGAAGAAATTCCGGGAGACGCGCCACCCGGTGTACCACGGCGTGCGGGAGCGCAACGGCGGCAAGTGGGTGTGCGAGGTGCGGGAGCCCCGAAAGAAGAGCCGCATCTGGCTCGGGACCTGCGCCACGCCGGAGATGGCCGCCAGGGCCCACGACATCGCCGCAATGGCGCTTCGCGGCCAAGCGGCGCTCCTCAACTTCCCCGACTCGGCGTGGACGTTGCCACCGCCGGCGTCGTCCTCCGCTGAGGATATTCGGCGTGCTGCGTCGAAGGCGGCCGAGATGTTTCGGCCTACCGTGTCATTGCCAGCGCCGCAGGCGCAGCCGGCGGCGGTGTTCGTGGACGAGGAGGCTTTGTTCAACAAGCCCGGATTGTTGGATGACATGGCGAGGGGACTGATGCTGACGCCGCCAGCTATGCAGAAAGGGTTCGACTGGGATGGCGTGGAATGCCAAATGGACCTGTCGCTGTGGATTGActga
- the LOC103719841 gene encoding stress response protein NST1-like isoform X2, translated as MFQIPCRSISCSSTKHGYSNWRQRGATIADFCVSITPVEDYQLPPEAYQHEMEREEMRRQLEQERREREEERKEREKEQKQIANLTSLVTEFLKKKTQMHKSSIHHDGAMYSTGGTNTH; from the exons ATGTTTCAGAt TCCATGTAGATCCATCTCTTGTTCCTCAACAAagcatggttattcaaattggcGCCAACGA GGAGCAACTATAGCTGATTTTTGTGTCAGCATTACGCCAGTTGAGGATTACCAGCTTCCTCCTGAAGCTTACCAGCATGAGATGGAGCGTGAGGAGATGCGGAGGCAATTGGagcaggagaggagagagcgtgaggaggaaagaaaagagcgAGAGAAAGAACAGAagcaaattgcaaatcttacaAGTTTGGTGACAGAGTTCTTAAAGAAAAAGACTCAAATGCACAAGTCATctatccatcatgatggggccatGTATTCAACTGGTGGTACAAATACTCATTG A
- the LOC103719845 gene encoding keratin, type I cytoskeletal 10, translated as MKSAAKAAAGWIRHGQSKHLSLAWALDKASANHCHRKQTYPKFDRWRSRSESKLVRQIQTRWLACRISPSLAFRPPHWGGLDNYGLGGCANAGFHNFDGCDGCGRRGGGNAGAIYHPGTRGGGNVGAIYYPGTRGGGNAGAIYHPGTRGGGNAGAIYHPGTRGGGNAGAIYHPGTSGGGNVGGIRGHGNITIINNYNGGKLSRPVTRINPPCDEDEDEEEEDEEEEEEEEDESDDDENNNEDDGRRSAIERFRSLERVCMQLHAARLRQTWN; from the exons ATGAAATCCGCTGCGAAAGCTGCTGCCGGCTGGATTCGGCATGGGCAGTCAAAGCATCTCTCGCTCGCGTGGGCCCTGGACAAAGCATCGGCGAACCACTGCCATAGGAAACAAACATATCCAAAATTCGATCGCTGG AGATCTCGCAGTGAGTCAAAACTCGTCCGACAAATTCAGACAAGATGGTTAGCCTGCcgtatctccccctctctcgCGTTCCGACCG CCACACTGGGGTGGTCTTGATAACTATGGCTTGGGTGGCTGCGCCAACGCCGGATTCCACAACTTTGATGGTTGCGACGGATGTGGTCGGCGAGGCGGCGGCAACGCGGGCGCCATCTACCACCCCGGCACAAGGGGCGGCGGCAACGTGGGCGCCATCTACTACCCCGGCACAAGGGGCGGCGGCAACGCGGGCGCCATCTACCACCCCGGCACAAGGGGCGGCGGCAACGCGGGCGCCATCTACCACCCCGGCACAAGGGGCGGCGGCAACGCGGGTGCCATCTACCACCCCGGCACAAGCGGCGGCGGCAACGTGGGCGGCATCCGTGGACATGGCAACATTACTATTATCAATAATTACAACGGCGGGAAATTAAGCCGCCCGGTTACACGGATTAACCCCCCTTGcgatgaggatgaggatgaggaagaggaggatgaggaagaggaggaggaggaggaggatgagagtGATGACGACGAGAATAATAACGAAGATGATGG GAGGAGAAGTGCAATAGAGAGATTCAGGTCTCTTGAACGTGTATGCATGCAGCTTCACGCAGCAAGGCTCAGACAAACTTGGAATTGA
- the LOC103719841 gene encoding uncharacterized protein LOC103719841 isoform X1, translated as MLLQVPLDQGYLRMRVDPQLTVTSNWTIDVSDGATIADFCVSITPVEDYQLPPEAYQHEMEREEMRRQLEQERREREEERKEREKEQKQIANLTSLVTEFLKKKTQMHKSSIHHDGAMYSTGGTNTH; from the exons ATGTTATTGCAGGTCCCTTTGGACCAGGGCTATTTGAGGATGAGAGTGGATCCTCAGTTGACGGTTACATCAAATTGGACTATCGATGTTTCAGAt GGAGCAACTATAGCTGATTTTTGTGTCAGCATTACGCCAGTTGAGGATTACCAGCTTCCTCCTGAAGCTTACCAGCATGAGATGGAGCGTGAGGAGATGCGGAGGCAATTGGagcaggagaggagagagcgtgaggaggaaagaaaagagcgAGAGAAAGAACAGAagcaaattgcaaatcttacaAGTTTGGTGACAGAGTTCTTAAAGAAAAAGACTCAAATGCACAAGTCATctatccatcatgatggggccatGTATTCAACTGGTGGTACAAATACTCATTG A